From one Delphinus delphis chromosome 21, mDelDel1.2, whole genome shotgun sequence genomic stretch:
- the CASP3 gene encoding caspase-3 isoform X3 — translation MENNENSVDSKSIKTSETKILHGSKSMDSGISLDYSYKMDYPEMGLCIIINNKNFHESTGMACRSGTDVDAANLWETFTNLKYEVRNKNDLTCEEILELMYSVSKEDHSKRSSFICVLLSHGEEGKIFGTNGPVDLKKLAGFFRGDCCISLTGKPKLFVIQVTIPGEIQRTDPGSSSHFVQC, via the exons ATGGAGAACAATGAAAATTCAGTGGATTCAAAATCCATTAAAACTTCAGAGAC AAAGATCTTACATGGAAGCAAATCAATGGACTCTGGAATATCCTTGGACTATAGTTACAAAATGGATTATCCTGAAATGGGTTTatgtataataattaataataagaacTTTCATGAAAGTACTG GGATGGCATGTCGGTCTGGTACAGACGTAGATGCAGCAAACCTCTGGGAAACCTTCACGAACTTGAAATATGAAGTTAGGAATAAAAATGATCTTACATGTGAAGAAATTTTGGAATTAATGTACAGTG TTTCTAAAGAAGATCACAGCAAAAGGAGCAGTTTTATTTGCGTGCTTCTAAGCCATGGCGAGGAAGGAAAAATTTTTGGAACAAATGGACCTGTCGATCTGAAAAAATTAGCAGGTTTCTTCAGAGGGGATTGTTGTATAAGCCTAACTGGCAAACCTAAACTTTTCGTTATTCAG GTTACTATTCCTGGCGAAATTCAAAGGACGGATCCTGGTTCATCCAGTCACTTTGTGCAATGCTGA
- the CASP3 gene encoding caspase-3 isoform X1 has product MENNENSVDSKSIKTSETKILHGSKSMDSGISLDYSYKMDYPEMGLCIIINNKNFHESTGMACRSGTDVDAANLWETFTNLKYEVRNKNDLTCEEILELMYSVSKEDHSKRSSFICVLLSHGEEGKIFGTNGPVDLKKLAGFFRGDCCISLTGKPKLFVIQACRGTELDCGIETDSGVEDDMACQKIPVEADFLYAYSTAPGSRKQSSSSSYSWRNEVGSTCPWCCVWVAANIHEQEDQQGESGLQASLQARSDCVSMPQSWATGKPNDDVAFRNSKTKWRSETGRSHCEIESSLALGSARSSHKA; this is encoded by the exons ATGGAGAACAATGAAAATTCAGTGGATTCAAAATCCATTAAAACTTCAGAGAC AAAGATCTTACATGGAAGCAAATCAATGGACTCTGGAATATCCTTGGACTATAGTTACAAAATGGATTATCCTGAAATGGGTTTatgtataataattaataataagaacTTTCATGAAAGTACTG GGATGGCATGTCGGTCTGGTACAGACGTAGATGCAGCAAACCTCTGGGAAACCTTCACGAACTTGAAATATGAAGTTAGGAATAAAAATGATCTTACATGTGAAGAAATTTTGGAATTAATGTACAGTG TTTCTAAAGAAGATCACAGCAAAAGGAGCAGTTTTATTTGCGTGCTTCTAAGCCATGGCGAGGAAGGAAAAATTTTTGGAACAAATGGACCTGTCGATCTGAAAAAATTAGCAGGTTTCTTCAGAGGGGATTGTTGTATAAGCCTAACTGGCAAACCTAAACTTTTCGTTATTCAG GCTTGCCGAGGCACAGAACTGGACTGTGGTATTGAGACAGACAGTGGTGTTGAGGATGACATGGCCTGTCAGAAAATACCAGTTGAGGCAGACTTCTTGTATGCATATTCTACAGCACCTG GATCCAGAAAGCAAAGCAGCAGCAGCTCCTATAGCTGGCGGAATGAAGTCGGGAGCACCTGTCCATGGTGTTGTGTGTGGGTAGCAGCAAACATACATGAGCAAGAAGACCAACAAGGAGAGTCTGGGCTCCAGGCATCGCTCCAAGCAAGGAGTGACTGCGTGAGCATGCCACAGAGTTGGGCAACTGGGAAGCCGAATGATGATGTGGCTTTTAGGAACTCAAAAACAAAGTGGAGGTCAGAAACAGGAAGGAGCCATTGTGAAATTGAAAGTTCCCTGGCTTTGGGATCAGCAAGGTCCAGTCACAAAGCCTGA
- the CASP3 gene encoding caspase-3 isoform X2 encodes MENNENSVDSKSIKTSETKILHGSKSMDSGISLDYSYKMDYPEMGLCIIINNKNFHESTGMACRSGTDVDAANLWETFTNLKYEVRNKNDLTCEEILELMYSVSKEDHSKRSSFICVLLSHGEEGKIFGTNGPVDLKKLAGFFRGDCCISLTGKPKLFVIQACRGTELDCGIETDSGVEDDMACQKIPVEADFLYAYSTAPGYYSWRNSKDGSWFIQSLCAMLKQYAHKLELMHILTRVNRKVAIEFESFSNDSTFHAKKQIPCIVSMLTKELYF; translated from the exons ATGGAGAACAATGAAAATTCAGTGGATTCAAAATCCATTAAAACTTCAGAGAC AAAGATCTTACATGGAAGCAAATCAATGGACTCTGGAATATCCTTGGACTATAGTTACAAAATGGATTATCCTGAAATGGGTTTatgtataataattaataataagaacTTTCATGAAAGTACTG GGATGGCATGTCGGTCTGGTACAGACGTAGATGCAGCAAACCTCTGGGAAACCTTCACGAACTTGAAATATGAAGTTAGGAATAAAAATGATCTTACATGTGAAGAAATTTTGGAATTAATGTACAGTG TTTCTAAAGAAGATCACAGCAAAAGGAGCAGTTTTATTTGCGTGCTTCTAAGCCATGGCGAGGAAGGAAAAATTTTTGGAACAAATGGACCTGTCGATCTGAAAAAATTAGCAGGTTTCTTCAGAGGGGATTGTTGTATAAGCCTAACTGGCAAACCTAAACTTTTCGTTATTCAG GCTTGCCGAGGCACAGAACTGGACTGTGGTATTGAGACAGACAGTGGTGTTGAGGATGACATGGCCTGTCAGAAAATACCAGTTGAGGCAGACTTCTTGTATGCATATTCTACAGCACCTG GTTACTATTCCTGGCGAAATTCAAAGGACGGATCCTGGTTCATCCAGTCACTTTGTGCAATGCTGAAACAGTACGCTCACAAGCTTGAGCTTATGCATATTCTCACTCGGGTTAACCGAAAGGTAGCAATAGAATTCGAGTCCTTTTCCAATGATTCTACTTTTcatgcaaagaaacagattcCTTGTATTGTGTCTATGCTcacaaaagaactgtatttttaa